In a genomic window of Streptomyces roseoviridis:
- a CDS encoding MerR family transcriptional regulator, which translates to MTADDPLGRLEDDDYPAYTMGRAAEMLGTTPGFLRALGEARLITPLRSQGGHRRYSRYQLRVAARARELVDQGTPIEAACRIIILEDQLQEAQRINAEYRRAAGEPQPPAGDRDPRVD; encoded by the coding sequence ATGACAGCAGACGACCCCCTCGGCCGTCTCGAAGACGACGACTACCCCGCCTACACGATGGGGCGGGCCGCCGAGATGCTCGGCACGACCCCCGGCTTCCTTCGCGCCCTCGGGGAAGCCCGGCTGATCACCCCGCTCCGCTCGCAGGGCGGCCACCGGCGCTACTCCCGCTACCAACTGCGGGTCGCCGCCCGCGCCCGCGAACTCGTCGACCAGGGCACCCCCATCGAGGCCGCCTGCCGCATCATCATCCTGGAGGACCAGCTCCAGGAAGCACAGCGCATCAACGCCGAATACCGCCGGGCGGCGGGCGAACCACAGCCGCCGGCCGGGGACCGGGACCCCCGGGTGGACTGA
- a CDS encoding SCO5918 family protein, whose translation MRCVIARFPFELTKNGVLETMKGIKPEPVTGESVVIGRREYPAKQVGAVITRQDRRDFTAHEVVRAMTKLGFTCRAARSETTPPDAGLSPVQQASALLGTSTAL comes from the coding sequence ATGCGCTGCGTCATCGCCCGCTTCCCGTTCGAGCTGACGAAGAACGGTGTCCTGGAGACGATGAAGGGCATCAAGCCCGAGCCCGTCACCGGAGAGTCGGTGGTCATCGGTCGCCGTGAGTACCCCGCCAAGCAGGTCGGCGCGGTCATCACGCGGCAGGACCGGCGTGACTTCACCGCCCACGAGGTCGTCCGGGCCATGACCAAGCTCGGCTTCACCTGCCGCGCCGCCCGTTCGGAGACCACCCCGCCCGACGCCGGCCTCAGCCCGGTCCAGCAGGCGTCCGCCCTGCTCGGCACGTCCACGGCGCTCTGA
- a CDS encoding cold-shock protein, which produces MTTGTVKWFNAEKGFGFIEQDGGGPDVFAHYSNIAAQGFRELQEGQKVNFDIAQGQKGPTAENIVPA; this is translated from the coding sequence ATGACTACTGGCACCGTGAAGTGGTTCAACGCGGAAAAGGGCTTCGGCTTCATCGAGCAGGACGGTGGCGGCCCCGACGTGTTCGCCCACTACTCGAACATCGCCGCCCAGGGCTTCCGTGAGCTGCAGGAAGGCCAGAAGGTCAACTTCGACATCGCGCAGGGCCAGAAGGGCCCGACGGCCGAGAACATCGTTCCCGCCTGA
- a CDS encoding helix-turn-helix domain-containing protein — protein MPPGSPRPADNLDDDDYPAYTMGRAAEMLGTTAAFLRALGDHRLITPLRSAGGHRRYSRYQLRIAARARELVDQGTPIEAACRIVILEDQLEEARRINEQLRNGARGSQSPAAAT, from the coding sequence ATGCCCCCTGGCAGTCCCCGCCCCGCCGACAACCTCGACGACGACGACTACCCCGCCTACACGATGGGCCGGGCCGCCGAGATGCTGGGCACCACCGCCGCCTTCCTCCGCGCCCTCGGCGACCATCGCCTGATCACCCCCCTGCGCTCCGCGGGCGGCCACCGGCGCTACTCCCGCTACCAGCTGCGCATCGCCGCCCGGGCCCGTGAGCTCGTGGACCAGGGCACGCCCATCGAGGCCGCCTGCCGCATCGTCATCCTCGAGGACCAGCTGGAAGAAGCCCGCCGCATCAACGAGCAGCTCCGCAACGGGGCCCGCGGCTCCCAGTCCCCGGCCGCCGCGACCTGA
- a CDS encoding adenosine deaminase: MSVLSALCLLPAALPAPAAAASPASPSAARSAALPATLPAGPSSAAAVKPLTPGEALASARLAAIRDEPDALRAFFRALPKGGELHNHLSGAVSTEYLIALAGEDGLCIDEATTTAVPPPCGPGKRPAADARTDRAFHDTLVRAWSMEGFPPGQSGHDHFFDTFGKFGEVTWKHRGKLLASVANDVAAQNQFYLETMISPASEAAKQLATEVGWDADLARLHGKLVAGGRLDRLVAEARREADEGDAEFRREAACDTPRPEAACRLTVRWISQVSRGSSPERVFTQMALGMRLAERDDRFVAVNLVQPEDWDSSLKNYRLQMRMLKYLRGVYPGAHLTLHAGELWPGLVKPEDLAFHIGEAVNVAGAERIGHGVDLVHEDDWRRLARTMAERRIAVEVPFTSNAQILGVKGADHPFETYRAHGVPVVLATDDPGVSRIDISHEYQYAAETYGLGYRDLKDLARASLEHAFLPGASIWQGAPARDGHRLAGPCAHDRPGTDTPRPSCRRLLDRSLKARVQWRQEAAFTAFERRVTKA; the protein is encoded by the coding sequence ATGAGCGTCCTGTCCGCTCTCTGCCTTCTCCCGGCGGCCCTGCCGGCTCCCGCCGCGGCGGCCTCGCCCGCGTCCCCGTCCGCAGCCCGGTCCGCGGCCCTTCCCGCCACCCTGCCGGCGGGCCCGTCCTCGGCGGCGGCTGTGAAGCCCCTGACGCCGGGCGAGGCCCTCGCCTCGGCGCGGCTCGCGGCGATCCGGGACGAACCGGATGCGCTGCGTGCCTTCTTCCGGGCCCTGCCCAAGGGCGGCGAACTGCACAACCACCTCTCCGGCGCCGTGTCGACCGAGTACCTCATCGCCCTCGCCGGCGAGGACGGCCTGTGCATCGACGAGGCCACGACGACCGCGGTGCCGCCTCCGTGCGGCCCGGGCAAGCGGCCCGCCGCCGACGCCCGGACCGACCGGGCCTTCCACGACACGCTGGTGCGGGCCTGGTCCATGGAGGGCTTCCCGCCGGGGCAGTCGGGGCACGACCACTTCTTCGACACGTTCGGGAAGTTCGGCGAGGTCACGTGGAAGCACCGGGGCAAGCTGCTCGCCTCCGTGGCGAACGACGTCGCGGCACAGAACCAGTTCTATCTGGAGACCATGATCTCGCCCGCGTCGGAGGCGGCGAAGCAGCTGGCCACCGAGGTCGGCTGGGACGCGGACCTCGCCCGGCTCCACGGCAAGCTCGTCGCGGGCGGACGCCTCGACCGGCTGGTCGCCGAGGCGCGCCGCGAGGCGGACGAGGGCGACGCCGAGTTCCGCCGGGAGGCGGCCTGCGACACGCCCCGGCCCGAGGCCGCCTGCCGTCTGACCGTACGGTGGATCTCCCAGGTGTCGCGGGGCAGTTCGCCGGAGCGGGTGTTCACCCAGATGGCGCTCGGGATGCGGCTGGCCGAGCGGGACGACCGGTTCGTCGCCGTGAACCTCGTCCAGCCCGAGGACTGGGACAGCTCCCTGAAGAACTACCGCCTCCAGATGCGGATGCTGAAGTACCTGCGGGGCGTCTATCCGGGCGCGCACCTCACCCTCCACGCCGGCGAGCTGTGGCCCGGTCTGGTCAAGCCCGAGGACCTCGCCTTCCACATCGGCGAGGCGGTGAACGTCGCGGGCGCGGAGCGGATCGGCCACGGAGTCGACCTGGTCCACGAGGACGACTGGCGGCGGCTCGCCCGGACGATGGCCGAGCGGCGGATCGCCGTGGAGGTACCGTTCACCAGCAACGCGCAGATCCTCGGCGTCAAGGGAGCCGACCACCCCTTCGAGACGTACCGCGCCCACGGCGTCCCGGTCGTCCTCGCCACCGACGACCCCGGTGTCTCGCGCATCGACATCAGCCACGAGTACCAGTACGCCGCCGAGACCTACGGCCTCGGCTACCGCGACCTGAAGGACCTGGCGCGGGCGTCCCTGGAACACGCCTTCCTGCCCGGCGCGAGCATCTGGCAGGGCGCCCCGGCCCGCGACGGCCACCGCCTCGCCGGCCCCTGCGCCCACGACCGCCCCGGCACGGACACCCCCCGCCCCTCCTGCCGCCGCCTCCTCGACCGCAGCCTCAAGGCCCGGGTCCAGTGGCGTCAGGAGGCCGCCTTCACCGCGTTCGAGCGCCGCGTGACGAAGGCGTAG
- a CDS encoding type II toxin-antitoxin system RelE/ParE family toxin codes for MPYEIKVIEPALAWLHGLRRTDRETLVQIASALDVLKQEGPTLGRPLVDRIKGSKLPNLKELRPGSSGSTEVRLLFVFDPDRNAVILVGGDKSGNWQTWYPSAIEQAEAAYAIYREETQA; via the coding sequence ATGCCATACGAGATCAAGGTCATCGAGCCGGCGCTTGCCTGGCTTCATGGACTACGTCGCACCGACCGGGAGACGCTGGTGCAGATCGCCAGTGCCCTTGACGTCCTCAAGCAGGAAGGCCCCACGTTGGGGCGTCCCTTGGTCGATCGCATTAAGGGATCGAAGCTGCCGAACCTCAAGGAGCTCCGGCCAGGCTCGTCTGGATCAACTGAGGTCAGACTGTTATTCGTCTTCGACCCCGACCGGAACGCGGTGATCCTGGTCGGCGGCGACAAGTCGGGGAACTGGCAGACTTGGTACCCGAGCGCAATCGAACAGGCCGAAGCGGCATACGCGATCTACCGAG